A genomic region of Chlorobaculum parvum NCIB 8327 contains the following coding sequences:
- the menH gene encoding 2-succinyl-6-hydroxy-2,4-cyclohexadiene-1-carboxylate synthase produces the protein MPNIPLHLTTVGNPSLPKIVFLHGFLGSGSDWLSFARKLEDRFCSILVDLPGHGETGIPADGDPELFFMQTVEALAGEIRQLSAGPCVLVGYSMGGRIGLALTLRYPELFSKAVIVSSSPGLRTEEEHAARRKSDEGIARKIERNFEGFIQFWYDQPLFATLKSHDLFHEVEAQRKQGSPENLACALRLLGTGNQPSFWDELPGNLLPMLFCVGEKDAKYVEIGKQMVELCPQSSLELFEHCGHTLHIEEPERFLASVSGLSKSKTEISLTKEFVP, from the coding sequence ATGCCAAACATCCCCCTGCACCTCACCACCGTCGGCAACCCGTCACTTCCAAAAATCGTGTTCCTGCACGGATTCCTCGGTTCGGGAAGCGACTGGCTTTCCTTTGCCCGGAAACTTGAGGATCGCTTTTGCAGCATCCTTGTCGATCTGCCGGGGCATGGCGAAACGGGAATTCCGGCGGATGGCGATCCGGAGCTTTTTTTCATGCAAACGGTCGAAGCGCTGGCGGGTGAGATTCGGCAGTTGAGCGCTGGGCCATGCGTGCTGGTTGGCTATTCGATGGGCGGGCGGATCGGGCTGGCGCTGACATTGCGTTATCCGGAGCTGTTCTCGAAGGCGGTGATCGTGTCGTCGTCGCCGGGCTTGCGCACGGAGGAGGAGCATGCGGCGCGGCGGAAGAGCGACGAGGGAATCGCCCGCAAGATCGAGCGGAATTTTGAGGGGTTCATCCAGTTCTGGTACGACCAGCCGCTCTTCGCGACGCTGAAAAGCCACGATCTCTTCCACGAAGTCGAGGCACAGCGCAAGCAGGGTTCGCCGGAAAATCTCGCCTGCGCGTTGCGCCTGCTCGGCACGGGCAACCAGCCATCGTTCTGGGACGAACTGCCGGGCAACCTCTTGCCGATGCTCTTCTGCGTCGGCGAGAAAGATGCGAAGTACGTGGAGATCGGCAAGCAGATGGTTGAGCTGTGCCCGCAATCGAGCCTCGAACTCTTCGAACATTGCGGCCACACGTTGCACATCGAAGAGCCGGAGCGCTTCCTCGCGAGCGTGAGCGGTTTATCGAAAAGCAAAACTGAAATATCGCTCACAAAAGAATTCGTCCCATAA